In the Centroberyx gerrardi isolate f3 chromosome 9, fCenGer3.hap1.cur.20231027, whole genome shotgun sequence genome, one interval contains:
- the cnga3a gene encoding cyclic nucleotide-gated channel cone photoreceptor subunit alpha isoform X2, whose protein sequence is MQGEGVVSLATSRPPQSHRDSFAGAGAMARLSYFLFMLRNWASHRMNHEAERPDSFLERFRGPDLKDVSSRESNAQSVGLHDSLRKRNKWPLAAYNMNNCNNTDDKKKRKKKEIKKDEKKDEEKKDEKKDGDKKEEEKKDEKKDEKKDEKKDEKKDDKKDAKKDDKKDDKKKEEPPKEIWIMDPATDRYYRWLTIIAAPVFYNLMMIVTRACFNELQDSYTYLWIVLDYTADAIYYTDTFVRARTGYLEQGLIVKDSKKLRDKYRTTSQFKYDMISMIPTDLLFLKFGYNNPEFRFNRLCKMPRLFEFSERTETRTSFPNMFRIGNLVLYILVIIHWNACMFFAISKTIGFGTDTWVYPNISHPEHGRLARKYIYSLYWSTLTLTTIGETPPPVRDVEFLFVIADFLTGVLIFASIVGNVGAMISNMNASRADFQAKIDSIKQYMQFRKVTKDLEARVIKWFDYLWTEKKTCDEKEVLKNLPDKLRAEIAINVHLDTLKKVRIFQDCEAGLLIELVLKLQPQVFSPGDYICKKGDIGREMYIIKEGKLAVVADDGVTQFVVLSDGAYFGEISILGIKGSKAGNRRTANIRSVGYSDLFALSKDDLMEALTEYPEAKKVLEEKGKAILMKDNLIDEAVANAGADPKDLEEKIVKLESNLDVMQTKFAKLLAEFTSSQTKMKQRVTDMEAKVKSVRPEDLSEVIADKDKKVQ, encoded by the exons ATGCAGGGGGAGGGAGTCGTGTCTTTAGCCACCAGCAGACCTCCGCAGTCCCACAGAGATTCATTCGCCGGTGCCGGGGCGATGGCCAG GCTGTCTTACTTCCTATTTATGCTGCGGAACTGGGCATCTCACAGAATGAACCATGAGGCAGAGAGGCCCGACTCTTTCCTGGAGCGTTTTAGAGGCCCAGATCTCAAAGACGTTTCCAGTCGAGAGAGCAATGCCCAGTCTGTGGGTCTCCATGACAGCCTCCGTAAGAGAAA TAAGTGGCCGCTAGCTGCTTACAACATGAATAACTGCAACAACACAGATGA taaaaaaaaaagaaaaaaaaaa gaaataaaaaaagatgagaaaaaggatgaggagaaaaaagatgagaagaaagatggggacaagaaggaagaggagaagaaggatgaGAAAAAGGACGagaagaaagatgagaaaaaggATGAGAAGAAAGATGACAAGAAAGATGCTAAGAAGGATGATAAGAAAGAcgataaaaagaaagaggagccGCC GAAAGAAATTTGGATTATGGATCCAGCAACAGACCGGTACTACAGATGGCTTACCATCATTGCAGCCCCAGTATTTTATAACCTGATGATGATTGTGACAAG AGCCTGTTTTAACGAACTCCAGGACTCGTATACGTATTTGTGGATAGTGCTTGACTACACCGCAGATGCCATCTACTACACAGACACATTTGTCAGAGCAAGAACAG GTTACTTGGAGCAAGGCCTGATTGTAAAAGATTCCAAGAAACTGAGAGATAAATACAGAACAACATCTCAGTTCAAATATGATATGATTTCAATGATACCTACAGATCTATTGTTTCTGAAATTTGGCTACAACAACCCCGAGTTCAGATTCAACCGACTTTGTAAAATGCCAAGGCTGTTTGAGTTCTCTGAACGCACAGAAACCAGAACCAGCTTCCCAAATATGTTTCGTATTGGTAACCTCGTGCTTTATATCCTCGTCATTATCCACTGGAATGCTTGCATGTTCTTTGCCATCTCTAAAACCATTGGTTTTGGAACTGACACCTGGGTATATCCCAACATCAGTCACCCAGAGCATGGCCGCTTGGCCAGAAAGTACATCTACTCCCTGTACTGGTCCACTCTGACCCTCACTACCATCGGAGAGACCCCTCCTCCAGTCAGGGATGTGGAGTTCCTCTTTGTCATCGCCGACTTCCTCACCGGTGTGCTGATTTTTGCTAGTATCGTCGGTAACGTCGGTGCCATGATCTCCAATATGAACGCCTCTCGCGCCGATTTCCAGGCCAAGATTGACTCCATAAAGCAGTACATGCAGTTTCGAAAGGTCACCAAAGACCTGGAAGCTAGGGTGATCAAGTGGTTCGACTACCTGTGGACCGAGAAGAAAACCTGCGATGAGAAGGAAGTGTTGAAGAACCTCCCCGACAAGCTCCGGGCCGAGATTGCCATCAACGTCCATTTGGATACACTGAAAAAAGTGCGTATTTTCCAGGACTGTGAAGCCGGTCTGCTGATTGAGTTGGTGCTCAAGCTGCAGCCACAAGTGTTCAGTCCTGGAGATTACATCTGTAAGAAGGGCGATATTGGCAGGGAGATGTACATCATCAAGGAGGGGAAGCTAGCTGTGGTGGCCGACGATGGTGTTACTCAGTTTGTTGTGCTTAGTGATGGAGCGTACTTTGGGGAAATCAGTATCTTAGGTATCAAGGGCAGCAAGGCGGGCAACAGGAGAACAGCCAACATCAGAAGCGTAGGTTACTCAGATCTCTTCGCCCTGTCGAAAGACGACTTGATGGAAGCGCTCACCGAGTATCCAGAGGCCAAGAAGGTTctggaggagaaggggaaagcCATCCTGATGAAAGACAACCTGATTGATGAAGCGGTTGCTAATGCCGGCGCCGACCCCAAGGACCTGGAGGAGAAGATCGTCAAACTGGAGAGCAACCTGGACGTCATGCAGACCAAGTTTGCCAAACTGTTGGCAGAGTTCACCTCAAGCcagacaaaaatgaaacagagaGTCACTGACATGGAGGCAAAAGTGAAATCTGTGCGACCCGAGGACCTGTCTGAAGTCATAGctgacaaagacaaaaaggtccagtaa
- the cnga3a gene encoding cyclic nucleotide-gated channel cone photoreceptor subunit alpha isoform X1 — MAKICTEQSYSTRQRLSTCTPDDDLAVIENGDSRAHSLCEDASDMQGEGVVSLATSRPPQSHRDSFAGAGAMARLSYFLFMLRNWASHRMNHEAERPDSFLERFRGPDLKDVSSRESNAQSVVQKYLFFSPNLSSKWPLAAYNMNNCNNTDDKKKRKKKEIKKDEKKDEEKKDEKKDGDKKEEEKKDEKKDEKKDEKKDEKKDDKKDAKKDDKKDDKKKEEPPKEIWIMDPATDRYYRWLTIIAAPVFYNLMMIVTRACFNELQDSYTYLWIVLDYTADAIYYTDTFVRARTGYLEQGLIVKDSKKLRDKYRTTSQFKYDMISMIPTDLLFLKFGYNNPEFRFNRLCKMPRLFEFSERTETRTSFPNMFRIGNLVLYILVIIHWNACMFFAISKTIGFGTDTWVYPNISHPEHGRLARKYIYSLYWSTLTLTTIGETPPPVRDVEFLFVIADFLTGVLIFASIVGNVGAMISNMNASRADFQAKIDSIKQYMQFRKVTKDLEARVIKWFDYLWTEKKTCDEKEVLKNLPDKLRAEIAINVHLDTLKKVRIFQDCEAGLLIELVLKLQPQVFSPGDYICKKGDIGREMYIIKEGKLAVVADDGVTQFVVLSDGAYFGEISILGIKGSKAGNRRTANIRSVGYSDLFALSKDDLMEALTEYPEAKKVLEEKGKAILMKDNLIDEAVANAGADPKDLEEKIVKLESNLDVMQTKFAKLLAEFTSSQTKMKQRVTDMEAKVKSVRPEDLSEVIADKDKKVQ, encoded by the exons ATGGCAAAAATCTGCACCGAGCAATCCTATTCAACCAGACAGCGGTTGTCCACCTGCACCCCTGATGATGATCTCGCTGTCATTGAAAATGGGGACAGCAG GGCTCACTCTCTCTGTGAAGACGCCTCTGACATGCAGGGGGAGGGAGTCGTGTCTTTAGCCACCAGCAGACCTCCGCAGTCCCACAGAGATTCATTCGCCGGTGCCGGGGCGATGGCCAG GCTGTCTTACTTCCTATTTATGCTGCGGAACTGGGCATCTCACAGAATGAACCATGAGGCAGAGAGGCCCGACTCTTTCCTGGAGCGTTTTAGAGGCCCAGATCTCAAAGACGTTTCCAGTCGAGAGAGCAATGCCCAGTCTGTGG TgcaaaaatatctttttttttctccaaacctTTCCAGTAAGTGGCCGCTAGCTGCTTACAACATGAATAACTGCAACAACACAGATGA taaaaaaaaaagaaaaaaaaaa gaaataaaaaaagatgagaaaaaggatgaggagaaaaaagatgagaagaaagatggggacaagaaggaagaggagaagaaggatgaGAAAAAGGACGagaagaaagatgagaaaaaggATGAGAAGAAAGATGACAAGAAAGATGCTAAGAAGGATGATAAGAAAGAcgataaaaagaaagaggagccGCC GAAAGAAATTTGGATTATGGATCCAGCAACAGACCGGTACTACAGATGGCTTACCATCATTGCAGCCCCAGTATTTTATAACCTGATGATGATTGTGACAAG AGCCTGTTTTAACGAACTCCAGGACTCGTATACGTATTTGTGGATAGTGCTTGACTACACCGCAGATGCCATCTACTACACAGACACATTTGTCAGAGCAAGAACAG GTTACTTGGAGCAAGGCCTGATTGTAAAAGATTCCAAGAAACTGAGAGATAAATACAGAACAACATCTCAGTTCAAATATGATATGATTTCAATGATACCTACAGATCTATTGTTTCTGAAATTTGGCTACAACAACCCCGAGTTCAGATTCAACCGACTTTGTAAAATGCCAAGGCTGTTTGAGTTCTCTGAACGCACAGAAACCAGAACCAGCTTCCCAAATATGTTTCGTATTGGTAACCTCGTGCTTTATATCCTCGTCATTATCCACTGGAATGCTTGCATGTTCTTTGCCATCTCTAAAACCATTGGTTTTGGAACTGACACCTGGGTATATCCCAACATCAGTCACCCAGAGCATGGCCGCTTGGCCAGAAAGTACATCTACTCCCTGTACTGGTCCACTCTGACCCTCACTACCATCGGAGAGACCCCTCCTCCAGTCAGGGATGTGGAGTTCCTCTTTGTCATCGCCGACTTCCTCACCGGTGTGCTGATTTTTGCTAGTATCGTCGGTAACGTCGGTGCCATGATCTCCAATATGAACGCCTCTCGCGCCGATTTCCAGGCCAAGATTGACTCCATAAAGCAGTACATGCAGTTTCGAAAGGTCACCAAAGACCTGGAAGCTAGGGTGATCAAGTGGTTCGACTACCTGTGGACCGAGAAGAAAACCTGCGATGAGAAGGAAGTGTTGAAGAACCTCCCCGACAAGCTCCGGGCCGAGATTGCCATCAACGTCCATTTGGATACACTGAAAAAAGTGCGTATTTTCCAGGACTGTGAAGCCGGTCTGCTGATTGAGTTGGTGCTCAAGCTGCAGCCACAAGTGTTCAGTCCTGGAGATTACATCTGTAAGAAGGGCGATATTGGCAGGGAGATGTACATCATCAAGGAGGGGAAGCTAGCTGTGGTGGCCGACGATGGTGTTACTCAGTTTGTTGTGCTTAGTGATGGAGCGTACTTTGGGGAAATCAGTATCTTAGGTATCAAGGGCAGCAAGGCGGGCAACAGGAGAACAGCCAACATCAGAAGCGTAGGTTACTCAGATCTCTTCGCCCTGTCGAAAGACGACTTGATGGAAGCGCTCACCGAGTATCCAGAGGCCAAGAAGGTTctggaggagaaggggaaagcCATCCTGATGAAAGACAACCTGATTGATGAAGCGGTTGCTAATGCCGGCGCCGACCCCAAGGACCTGGAGGAGAAGATCGTCAAACTGGAGAGCAACCTGGACGTCATGCAGACCAAGTTTGCCAAACTGTTGGCAGAGTTCACCTCAAGCcagacaaaaatgaaacagagaGTCACTGACATGGAGGCAAAAGTGAAATCTGTGCGACCCGAGGACCTGTCTGAAGTCATAGctgacaaagacaaaaaggtccagtaa
- the cnga3a gene encoding cyclic nucleotide-gated channel cone photoreceptor subunit alpha isoform X3: MAKICTEQSYSTRQRLSTCTPDDDLAVIENGDSRAHSLCEDASDMQGEGVVSLATSRPPQSHRDSFAGAGAMARLSYFLFMLRNWASHRMNHEAERPDSFLERFRGPDLKDVSSRESNAQSVGLHDSLRKRKKEIWIMDPATDRYYRWLTIIAAPVFYNLMMIVTRACFNELQDSYTYLWIVLDYTADAIYYTDTFVRARTGYLEQGLIVKDSKKLRDKYRTTSQFKYDMISMIPTDLLFLKFGYNNPEFRFNRLCKMPRLFEFSERTETRTSFPNMFRIGNLVLYILVIIHWNACMFFAISKTIGFGTDTWVYPNISHPEHGRLARKYIYSLYWSTLTLTTIGETPPPVRDVEFLFVIADFLTGVLIFASIVGNVGAMISNMNASRADFQAKIDSIKQYMQFRKVTKDLEARVIKWFDYLWTEKKTCDEKEVLKNLPDKLRAEIAINVHLDTLKKVRIFQDCEAGLLIELVLKLQPQVFSPGDYICKKGDIGREMYIIKEGKLAVVADDGVTQFVVLSDGAYFGEISILGIKGSKAGNRRTANIRSVGYSDLFALSKDDLMEALTEYPEAKKVLEEKGKAILMKDNLIDEAVANAGADPKDLEEKIVKLESNLDVMQTKFAKLLAEFTSSQTKMKQRVTDMEAKVKSVRPEDLSEVIADKDKKVQ, from the exons ATGGCAAAAATCTGCACCGAGCAATCCTATTCAACCAGACAGCGGTTGTCCACCTGCACCCCTGATGATGATCTCGCTGTCATTGAAAATGGGGACAGCAG GGCTCACTCTCTCTGTGAAGACGCCTCTGACATGCAGGGGGAGGGAGTCGTGTCTTTAGCCACCAGCAGACCTCCGCAGTCCCACAGAGATTCATTCGCCGGTGCCGGGGCGATGGCCAG GCTGTCTTACTTCCTATTTATGCTGCGGAACTGGGCATCTCACAGAATGAACCATGAGGCAGAGAGGCCCGACTCTTTCCTGGAGCGTTTTAGAGGCCCAGATCTCAAAGACGTTTCCAGTCGAGAGAGCAATGCCCAGTCTGTGGGTCTCCATGACAGCCTCCGTAAGAGAAA GAAAGAAATTTGGATTATGGATCCAGCAACAGACCGGTACTACAGATGGCTTACCATCATTGCAGCCCCAGTATTTTATAACCTGATGATGATTGTGACAAG AGCCTGTTTTAACGAACTCCAGGACTCGTATACGTATTTGTGGATAGTGCTTGACTACACCGCAGATGCCATCTACTACACAGACACATTTGTCAGAGCAAGAACAG GTTACTTGGAGCAAGGCCTGATTGTAAAAGATTCCAAGAAACTGAGAGATAAATACAGAACAACATCTCAGTTCAAATATGATATGATTTCAATGATACCTACAGATCTATTGTTTCTGAAATTTGGCTACAACAACCCCGAGTTCAGATTCAACCGACTTTGTAAAATGCCAAGGCTGTTTGAGTTCTCTGAACGCACAGAAACCAGAACCAGCTTCCCAAATATGTTTCGTATTGGTAACCTCGTGCTTTATATCCTCGTCATTATCCACTGGAATGCTTGCATGTTCTTTGCCATCTCTAAAACCATTGGTTTTGGAACTGACACCTGGGTATATCCCAACATCAGTCACCCAGAGCATGGCCGCTTGGCCAGAAAGTACATCTACTCCCTGTACTGGTCCACTCTGACCCTCACTACCATCGGAGAGACCCCTCCTCCAGTCAGGGATGTGGAGTTCCTCTTTGTCATCGCCGACTTCCTCACCGGTGTGCTGATTTTTGCTAGTATCGTCGGTAACGTCGGTGCCATGATCTCCAATATGAACGCCTCTCGCGCCGATTTCCAGGCCAAGATTGACTCCATAAAGCAGTACATGCAGTTTCGAAAGGTCACCAAAGACCTGGAAGCTAGGGTGATCAAGTGGTTCGACTACCTGTGGACCGAGAAGAAAACCTGCGATGAGAAGGAAGTGTTGAAGAACCTCCCCGACAAGCTCCGGGCCGAGATTGCCATCAACGTCCATTTGGATACACTGAAAAAAGTGCGTATTTTCCAGGACTGTGAAGCCGGTCTGCTGATTGAGTTGGTGCTCAAGCTGCAGCCACAAGTGTTCAGTCCTGGAGATTACATCTGTAAGAAGGGCGATATTGGCAGGGAGATGTACATCATCAAGGAGGGGAAGCTAGCTGTGGTGGCCGACGATGGTGTTACTCAGTTTGTTGTGCTTAGTGATGGAGCGTACTTTGGGGAAATCAGTATCTTAGGTATCAAGGGCAGCAAGGCGGGCAACAGGAGAACAGCCAACATCAGAAGCGTAGGTTACTCAGATCTCTTCGCCCTGTCGAAAGACGACTTGATGGAAGCGCTCACCGAGTATCCAGAGGCCAAGAAGGTTctggaggagaaggggaaagcCATCCTGATGAAAGACAACCTGATTGATGAAGCGGTTGCTAATGCCGGCGCCGACCCCAAGGACCTGGAGGAGAAGATCGTCAAACTGGAGAGCAACCTGGACGTCATGCAGACCAAGTTTGCCAAACTGTTGGCAGAGTTCACCTCAAGCcagacaaaaatgaaacagagaGTCACTGACATGGAGGCAAAAGTGAAATCTGTGCGACCCGAGGACCTGTCTGAAGTCATAGctgacaaagacaaaaaggtccagtaa